A portion of the Streptomyces coeruleoprunus genome contains these proteins:
- the rplM gene encoding 50S ribosomal protein L13, whose amino-acid sequence MRTYSPKPGDVTRQWHVIDAQDVVLGRLASTAATLLRGKHKPVYAPHMDMGDFVIIINADKVHLSGNKRTQKMAYRHSGYPGGLRSVRYDELLDKNPEKAIEKAVKGMLPKNSLGRQMLSKLKVYAGENHPHAAQQPVPFEITQVAQ is encoded by the coding sequence GTGCGTACGTACAGCCCCAAGCCCGGCGATGTGACCCGCCAGTGGCACGTCATTGACGCCCAGGACGTCGTTCTGGGCCGTCTGGCGAGCACCGCCGCCACCCTTCTGCGGGGCAAGCACAAGCCCGTGTACGCCCCCCACATGGACATGGGCGATTTCGTCATCATCATCAACGCCGACAAGGTGCACCTGTCCGGCAACAAGCGGACCCAGAAGATGGCGTACCGCCACTCCGGCTACCCGGGTGGTCTGCGCTCCGTCCGCTACGACGAGCTGCTGGACAAGAACCCGGAGAAGGCCATCGAGAAGGCCGTCAAGGGCATGCTCCCCAAGAACTCCCTCGGCCGTCAGATGCTCTCGAAGCTGAAGGTCTACGCGGGCGAGAACCACCCGCACGCTGCCCAGCAGCCGGTCCCGTTCGAGATCACCCAGGTCGCGCAGTAA
- a CDS encoding ABC-F family ATP-binding cassette domain-containing protein: MGHVEVAHLEYHLPDGRALLGDVSFRVGEGAVVALVGANGAGKTTLLRLISGELQPHGGKVTVSGGLGVMPQFVGSVRDDRTVRDLLVSVAPVRIREAARAVDEAEHLIMTVDDEAAQMRYAQALSDWAEARGYEAETLWDMCTTAALGVPYEKAQFREVRTLSGGEQKRLVLEALLRGPEQVLLLDEPDNYLDVPGKRWLEERLGETRKTVLFVSHDRELLARAAQKIVAVEPGAAGSDVWVHGGGFGTFHEARRERFARFEELKRRWEEKHAQLKRLVLDLRQAASISHEMASRYAAAQTRLRKFEEAGPPPEPPREQDIRMRLRGGRTGVRAVECRGLELTGLMKPFDLEVFYGERVAVLGSNGSGKSHFLRLLAGDGSVAHAGAWKLGARVVPGHFAQTHAHPELEARTLVDILWTEHAKDRGGAMSVLRRYELERQGDQVFGRLSGGQQARFQILLLELSGATALLLDEPTDNLDLESAEALQAGLEAFEGTVLAVTHDRWFARSFDRYLVFGTDGVVRETPEPVWDERRVERRR, encoded by the coding sequence GATGTGTCGTTCCGGGTGGGGGAGGGCGCGGTCGTCGCGCTCGTCGGCGCCAACGGGGCGGGCAAGACGACGCTGCTGCGCCTGATCTCCGGGGAGCTGCAGCCGCACGGCGGCAAGGTCACCGTGAGCGGTGGCCTCGGGGTGATGCCGCAGTTCGTGGGCTCCGTGCGGGACGACCGGACGGTGCGGGACCTGCTGGTGTCGGTGGCGCCGGTCCGGATCCGTGAGGCCGCCCGGGCCGTCGACGAGGCCGAGCACCTGATCATGACGGTGGACGACGAGGCCGCGCAGATGCGGTACGCGCAGGCGCTCAGCGACTGGGCGGAGGCGCGCGGCTACGAGGCCGAGACGCTGTGGGACATGTGCACGACGGCAGCGCTGGGCGTGCCGTACGAGAAGGCGCAGTTCCGCGAGGTGCGCACGCTGAGCGGCGGTGAGCAGAAGCGGCTGGTGCTGGAGGCGCTGCTGCGCGGGCCGGAGCAGGTGCTGCTGCTGGACGAGCCGGACAACTACCTGGACGTCCCGGGGAAGCGGTGGCTGGAGGAGCGGCTCGGGGAGACCCGTAAGACCGTGTTGTTCGTCTCGCACGACCGGGAGCTGCTGGCGCGGGCGGCGCAGAAGATCGTCGCGGTGGAGCCCGGGGCCGCGGGGTCGGACGTCTGGGTGCACGGCGGGGGCTTCGGCACGTTCCACGAGGCGCGGCGGGAGCGGTTCGCCCGCTTCGAGGAGCTGAAGCGGCGCTGGGAGGAGAAGCACGCCCAGCTCAAGCGGCTGGTGCTGGACCTGCGGCAGGCCGCGTCGATCAGCCATGAGATGGCGTCGCGGTACGCGGCGGCGCAGACCCGGCTGCGGAAGTTCGAGGAGGCCGGGCCGCCGCCGGAGCCGCCGCGCGAGCAGGACATCCGGATGCGGCTGCGGGGCGGGCGCACCGGGGTGCGGGCGGTGGAGTGCCGGGGCCTGGAGCTGACGGGCCTGATGAAGCCGTTCGACCTGGAGGTCTTCTACGGGGAGCGGGTCGCCGTCCTGGGCTCGAACGGCTCGGGCAAGTCGCACTTCCTGCGGCTCCTGGCCGGGGACGGCTCGGTGGCGCACGCGGGCGCGTGGAAGCTGGGTGCCCGGGTGGTGCCGGGCCACTTCGCGCAGACCCACGCCCATCCGGAGCTGGAGGCCCGGACGCTGGTCGACATCCTGTGGACCGAGCATGCCAAGGACCGCGGCGGGGCGATGTCGGTGCTGCGCCGGTACGAGCTGGAGCGCCAGGGCGACCAGGTCTTCGGCCGCCTGTCGGGCGGCCAGCAGGCACGCTTCCAGATCCTGCTGCTGGAGCTGTCGGGGGCGACGGCGCTGCTGCTGGACGAGCCGACGGACAACCTGGACCTGGAGTCGGCGGAGGCCCTGCAGGCGGGGCTGGAGGCCTTTGAGGGCACGGTGCTGGCGGTGACGCACGACCGGTGGTTCGCGCGCTCCTTCGACCGGTACCTGGTGTTCGGTACGGACGGGGTCGTACGGGAGACGCCGGAGCCGGTGTGGGACGAGCGGCGGGTGGAACGCCGCCGCTAG